The stretch of DNA GATCATCGAAAAAGCTCTGTACGCCGAGCTCAACCATCAGATAGCTATTTTTTGCTGTGTCGCGGAATAACGGAAAGATTCGCTCCGGCAAGCAATCAGGCCGCGTACCCACCACTAGCCCAACGATATCGGGCTCTGCGAGAGCTATTTTGAATCGCTCCTCCAGTGCTGAAATGCGGCCTAGCGTGTTGGTGTAGGCTTGAAAATAAACCAGAAATTTGTTCGCTCGTAAACGTCGCTGAACGTGTTTGCGATTACTACTGATTTGCTCCGCCAAGTCGTTTTCGCGCTCGAAGGGATAGGCTGCTGAACCGTATTCGTCGCAGAAAATACAGGCTGCCATTTTCGGGCTTTGTCGGTTAGGGCAGGTTTCCGCGACGCTCACGGAAATCTTGCCGACTTTCTCGCCAAAGCGGCTTTTAAAATACTGGCTGATAGGATAGTAGCGGCGCTCTTGCCAAGCTGTCATAACTCAGCCAGTCCAAGGCAAAATGAGAAGCATGTTTTTAATTCGTGGCGTCAATTGATGGGCTTAAAATCGATCGGGTGACCTTTTTCGTCCATACTGTTGATGGTGATACCCAGTACTTGGACGTCGCCATCCAGCACATTGATCGTTACCCTTGCCAGTACCAGTTCGCGTTCAAACTTTGCCTTAAAAATAAATTCACCCATGGTGCCTTTGGAGCCGGAATAATATTTGCCCATTTCAACTTCTTGCATCTCTTGGAAAAGTCCCAGAGTACTGAATTGATCCAGATAGGCTTTGCCCTCATCGGTTGAAGCTTTTTCTAAGAAGGCATCATCCACGCGGGATTGGATATCTTGCAAGCGCCAAGTTTGGGATAAATCCTGCATAAAGGTGTTAACAAAAGGTTGGTGTAGCGTTTTAAAAGTCTGTGATTTGTTGGCCACGTAAATGTTTGCGCCAACAAAAAGTACGAAAATAATAGTGAAAAAAACAAACAGCTTTCTAAGGAAGCTCATTAACTTAGTAATCCTTTGGATAGTTACTTTAAAATCATTATTACCCATTCAAGGATCTTGATCTATGTGTTCTCAGGCTTGATTGGCAGGCAAAACGAAGCAAGATGATTTAGATCAAGCGGGTTGAGTTAAACCGGGTTCAATGCTGTTCATGGCCATGATATAACTGTGGGCGTGATACAACTAAAGAATTAATCAGAACCTCCCTAAACAGGTTTATAGATATTCAGAGAGTATTTTATGAACAGCGGCACAGAGAATCCTAAAATAAAGGCAGTTTACGATGCACTATCGGAGGTTTTCGATCCAGAAGTAGGCGTTAATATTGTCGATCTTGGCCTGATCTACAACGTGATTTGCGAGGGATCCAAAATATCCGTTACGTTGACCTTGACCTCCGCAGGTTGCCCTATGGGTGACCAGATCGTTGAAGAGGCGCAGCAGGCGGTAGAAAAAATTGCGCAGGGTGCCGAGGTAGCAATTGAGCTGGTGTGGGAACCCTTCTGGCGACCGGACATGATGTCAGCAGAAGCGAAGAAAATACTGGGGTGGTGAATTCAGTTTTCTGTTAGGAAAGAGAGATGAAACAGAATTTCCACAATCTTTTACGCGTACCATTACTGGTATTGGGTATGGCATCGCTGGTCGTCGGCACATTAGCCGGCATCGCCCGGCTGGGCTGGTCAGTGCCTCCGGTTGGATTGTCACAGATACCCCATCATGGGGTGCTCATGGTCGCCGCCTTTTTTGGCACAGTGATTGGTTTGGAGCGCGCGGTCGCCATTGCTAAAGGCTGGGCATACAGCGCGCCCCTGTTGAGCGGGTTGGGTGGCATCAGCTTAATGTTGGGGTTTGATCCACAGCTCGGCTTTGGTCTGATTCTGCTAGGTAGTGTCATCTTTGTGGCGGCCTCGGTAGCGGTATTGAAAATCCAGCCAGCGATTCACAATTGGATTCTACTGAGTGGCGCTATCGGTTTGGTGGTTGGTAACCTGCTGTTGCTGTTAGGTGTGCATATGCAGATATCAGTGTTATGGTGGATGGTCTATCTAGTTCTGACCATAGCTGGCGAGCGCCTTGAGCTGAGTCGCTTGGCGATTCGTAGTGATAGAAAACGGCAAGGGTTAGCCGTGCTCTCTTTACTTCCTTGGCTAGGAGCGCTGATCGGTATTTGGCGGTTTTCGCTGGGAGAGCTAATTGTTGCAGTTGGTATTTTAGCTATTGCGCTTTGGTTAATTAGCTATGATATTGCCCGGCGCACGGTGCGTCAGAGTGGTCTGCCAAGGTTTACC from Pseudomonadales bacterium encodes:
- a CDS encoding metal-sulfur cluster assembly factor, which codes for MNSGTENPKIKAVYDALSEVFDPEVGVNIVDLGLIYNVICEGSKISVTLTLTSAGCPMGDQIVEEAQQAVEKIAQGAEVAIELVWEPFWRPDMMSAEAKKILGW